A stretch of Miscanthus floridulus cultivar M001 unplaced genomic scaffold, ASM1932011v1 fs_527_5_6, whole genome shotgun sequence DNA encodes these proteins:
- the LOC136532139 gene encoding uncharacterized protein has protein sequence MTWKKLFTIKDPSGGSGGEASFSVTLECTVTKTLKADGHWQSVYLLYEGGSSTRILKWLQQLNLTDEQWKDILPEREVPELMTLACEACQDSCITHAMFERWVDEQFEFIASKELLTLCAEAVAPAGCQDCSIYPHDGTSNPIADDAMEMPGYGHAFHRMYITEWFGRRSTCPMCRLDLATHLDPAVQRFLSHFTEEDY, from the exons ATGACATGGAAGAAACTCTTCACCATCAAGGATCCATCTGGCGGGAGCGGCGGTGAAGCATCATTCTCTGTGACCCTGGAATGCACGGTGACCAAGACCCTCAAAGCCGATGGTCACTGGCAGTCGGTGTACCTCCTGTACGAAGGAGGCAGCTCCACCAGGATCTTGAAG TGGCTGCAGCAACTCAACCTCACCGATGAGCAGTGGAAGGACATCCTTCCCGAGCGTGAGGTTCCTGAACTCATGACCCTAGCGTGCGAGGCCTGCCAGGATAGTTGCATCACTCATGCCATGTTTGAGCGTTGGGTTGATGAACAATTTGAGTTCATCGCGTCCAAGGAACTCTTGACGCTCTGTGCGGAGGCGGTGGCGCCAGCGGGGTGTCAAGACTGTAGCATCTACCCGCATGATGGAACATCTAATCCTATAGCTGATGATGCTATGGAAATGCCTGGCTATGGCCATGCATTCCACCGCATGTACATCACCGAGTGGTTTGGCAGGAGATCCACCTGCCCGATGTGCCGACTTGATTTGGCTACGCATCTTGACCCGGCAGTGCAGAGATTCCTCTCGCACTTCACCGAAGAAGATTATTGA